TGACGATTTCGATATTCAGTTCAGACTTTTTAGGGAGGAAGTTGTACGCAATCAGTCCCGAGATAAGGTTAGTAAGAAAATTCATTAGTATCCCAATTTTGACGGGACACCAATGAGGTATTGAGGTAATTTCTTGATTATTTTCTTGCGTCAAAAATGTATTAGATGTTAATTGATTTTAAGATATGGGTTTAAAAAGTTAATAGACTTATTTTCTCTTGCATCTTGAAATATATTTCTTATATTGCGCAAAACTCAGTTTATGGTTACTTACTGATACCATCATCTGAGGGGAGAGAAAATGGATGAAAACATCCCGAAGGGCTTTTCCTGTTTAGAAAAATGGGTCTCGTTTCGTGTATGGCACGGAAGATGTGCGGGTGTGGTTGATGTCTAACCTAAAATTTAGTATTATGCCTGATCAAGAAAATAAGGAAAAGGCTTTGAGCGCGCTGGTAGATAAACTTTTGCGAATCGTTAAGGATAAGGAGAGCAAAAGTACAGCAGAGAAAAATGAGTGGCGTGCACGTCCTCTCGCTTATGAAACTCTGAAAAATTTGGTTGCTCCGAACTTGAAGGAGAATGAGCGCTTGATGAAGGGAGATTTGCTGTTGGCAAAAGAATGTTTGGAGATGTCTTTGCCGGGGAGTAATCATCTGGGGGTGCTGAAGAGTCTCATGACCTTGCAGAGTGTCGTCAAGCTGTTGAAGCTTTCGGTTCGACGAGAGTTCAGACCGAATGACTCCCTCATCCCCATAAAGGGGATCAGTCGGGTGATGCAGGCGAGACTGCGAGAGAGGCTGAATGTGTATGATGTCTCCACCCTTTTGGAAAGAGGATGCACCTATGAGAGGAGGGTCTCCATGGCCAAGGAGCTTGGTGCCGATATCAAGCTCGTTACCAGCTGGGTGAGGCAGGCCGATCTATGGCGGGTCGACGATATTGGATCGGACTTGGCGTATCTCTTGGTGCAGGCCGGAGTGCGTAATGTCGGGGATTTGGCAAAGGTAGATCCCGAAAAAGCCTATCCTATTCTTTACAATATCAATTCTACTCAGGCGGGCTTTACTTTTCGAGGAAAAGAGGAGCTCGAGAGAGTGATTCGCGATGCGGCCCTGTTGGTGAGATTCTCTCCAAGTACAACCAGTTCCTACAGGAAGTGGGTGCGGGAGTATGAGGGAAACATAAGAAAGATTGCCCCAAGTGTCATCAATGATCCGAAGCCCGCTGATGCTCTGCTCGCCAGACTTCGAGAAGATCTGAGAAGAATAGGCCTACCCCGAATAGTGGGCGACGATCCCACAGCGAAGGGAGATGGCTTCCCTCTCATTCCGGCTCAGGTGGAGGCCGACGGACTCCCACCGGTGTACTTGTTCAAGGATGGAGTTTCTTTGGACGATGATGAGGCAATGATAGAGTTGCAGTCCATATATGACATCCTGAACGAAGCTTTGGGCTTTTTGGATAATATCGAATATACATTGCCTCTACCTCGTACGGCGAGTGGTACCGTGTTCATAAAGAATGCGAATGACTTGGATGAAAACAAGAGAGCCCTGCCCGGGGTAATGGTCGAGATAGATGGTATAGTGAGTCCTGACCAAGACAAGACAGAGGTCAATAAAAAACCTCGATGTTACACCGATGGCAGTGGAAAATTCATAATATCGATGCCTGACAGATATAGTCTCAAGGAGGCTATCACGATCATCGTTTCGGATGGAGCAAAGAAACAGAAGTTCCTGATGACTGCATCGGACTTTATCAACTCTGTGCCAGAGCAAAGAGAGCTCGATGAGTTCCTCGCTCTCGATGCCCTCGGTGACCGTGCAGACAGCTTATCCGAGAGGATAAACTATTTGGAGAAAAAGTGGGCAAGGCTCGATAAAAAGAAAAAAGAGGAGGGTACAACGGAAAGGGTCAAACTCTTGTATGAAGAGGCTCAGAACAAGATAAGCGAAACCTTGAAAGGCAAGGGAGACAACAGAGGTCTCAATGGTGAGCTCGAGGATCTGAAGGCAGAGTACAAGAAGAAGAGAGAGCAGCTGCTGAAGCACGCTCCATCAAGTGACCTGAAGAGTGCTTTCGGACGATTTATGGCATCCGCTTCGATGCTTAATGCAAAGCTTGCTCCGAGCGTCATCGGAGATGAAATCAAAAAAGAAGGAGAGGATGTCAAAAGTGGCGAAGTAAAGGTCAAAAGTGAAGGGTTTGTCGTCATTCAAGAGATCTTCGAAAGACGACGCATGGATATCCCTCGAGCATTGCCGAGCGTAAAGCTCATGGGCGAGGGGAGTGACATCATAAAGTTGCCTACGGATACAGCTCCCTCCAGAGTATTTACCTACAAAATGCTCCAACGCCTCAAAGAACCGGACATATTCCCTGTGCCCTCAGGAGCAGGTAGGAATGGTCGTATTCCTGTGAACAGACCTCTGGACGTAGAGGCGTTCAAGGAGCAGATGTACAAGAATCCTCACGACTATCCTCAGATGTCCACCCTCGGCATAGGCTATACCCTGAATATGCATCAGGCATGGGTGCCGGACGGATTTGCTCTCGGTACATTGTTGTACTCTTTGGTTCTTGCTCCGGGAGAAGAACAACGTCTCATCGTACGCGAAAACAAGCAGAGATACAGTCTTGCGGATATATCGCAAGGTACAGATGCAACACGCTCTCGTTATGCTATGTCTCAGGTGGATGACTCCCATGCCATCTTCCAGTATGCCGTCGATCAGATGTCCAAAGCCGAGTCATCCTCCGGCTATAGTACTTCGACAGGTAATTTTGGTGGAGGTCTTGGTATCGCTGGTGGTTTCCTTCCTTATGTCAGCGCAACTCTGGGGCTATCCGGAGGTTCTTCGCGAGCGAGAGGTCGCAGTTTTTCCTCATCCAGTCAGTCCAATTCTTATAGGGAGGCATCGATGGCGGCCAACAGCTTCCAACACAGTATCAAGAGTGCTTCCGAGAAATTGTCTCAGTCGAGGCGCGTAAGTATCAGTACTGCTACGAGCGATGTGTCTGACTCGGTGGCAACCAAGATCATTGCCAACCACAACCACTCTCACGCGATGACTGTACAGTACTGGGAGGTGATGCGTCGTTACCGTCTGGAGACTTGTATCGACAGTGTGGATCTTGTCCTGTTCGTACCTCTCAGACCGATCAGGTTTTTACCGGAGGGACAGGAGTTGATTTATCCTGTGAATAATATCTCCTCTTTTGGCAGGGAGGAGTTCAAAAGACGATATGCTACAGTGCTGAAGCATGCTGACTCTTTGAGGTACTACCTGCCCTACAAGTATCGGGCCGGGCTGGATCTGATTCAGAAGTATGCGGCTTTGCCTCAGTGGACAATGGAAAAGTTGGGCAGTGCACCATCTGTATTTGAGCTAAATATAAGTGGCAGATTCCTTTCTTGTGATGACCTCAGGGCCTATCTCGTCTTGAAGAATGGTAAGGGGACAGTCGCCGGCACGGTGAGCTATCGAAGGATAGCATTGAAAGACCATTATCAGACCAGTAGGGAGCTGAAACGAGTAATACGGGATATCCGAAATTCAAACACTTTTGAATACGGTGAGAGTGTGGCCAAGATTTCCTTCTTCCTACCTATCGGGGTTGTCAATGAGGATATCTCGCATGTGACCATCCGCTACTCTTGTGAGCCTTTGGAGTATACGCTGTACAAGGATCCGGATGCCAAGACCATGAAAGGAGAGAGTGCTCATAGTGAGTTTAGCAAGATGATGGACAAGTACTGGGATCTGATGAAGGACAATGATAACTCTTCGGGAGACTTGAGAAAGATCGAGTACTACAAGAAAGTCTTGCCTGAAGCATATATCTCCCCCAATGTGGAGATATCTCCGGGAGAGATGAGGAGTCTGGGTGTCCCCGAGATCAGACTGTCCAGTGCATCGGTAGGGTATCAGCTTGTGCTGTCCTCTACATACTTGGATGGAGATGTTTATGTGGGAGTTTCCACAAGTGCTCATACGATGCTCTATACCGAGTTTCGGCAGATAGAGGCCTTGTTGCAGCACCTGGCATCGGAGACTTTGCGTTACTCTCAGATCGTCTGGAGAGGTCTCTCTGATGACGAAAGAGCGATGATGTTGGAACAATATACCGTGAAGATGGACTTCGAAGAGGCTATCCAAAATGCCAGCCTTCCGGAAGACGAAGAAGAGATGATCAAGGGTCTTGATAGGAAGAATATCAATGTTCCACTACTCAACTGTGTCAATGTGAAGAAGCTCCTCGGCTTCTACGGCAATTGTATGTTGCTTCCTTTCACCTTCCCACAGAGCCTGTCAAAGATGTTAGGTTGTACCGCTGCAGATCTTCAAGATGCTATATGCCGATACCACAGCAATAGTTTCCGTGCACCGACGACTACAATCTCTTTGCCTACAGACGGAATGGTGGGTGAAGCGGTGTTGGGAGAAACAAATGTGAGTGAAAAGATCGACCTTACCCGATTCTGGAACTGGCAAGACTCTCCTATCGATAAGATGAACATCGATGAAAAGAGCCTCAACTCCACGGATTACTTGGTGGGTAAAACAACAAAGGACATTACTCCGCTCAACTTGCAAGGACCTACCCCTGCCACCCCGGTCTCTACAGTAGACTTATTGACCGCTCTGGTCAATAAACAGGCTCCAACCTTTGACAATATGACCGGATTAGACCAGCTTAAGGAAATCCTTAATGAGGCAACCAAGAGTGCGGCTACCGGTCGGGACAAGGCTATAGAGGCATCCGAAAATATGGCAAAGGCGGCAATGGATTTTTTCTCAATCGGCAAAAAAGCTGAGGGTGGGAAAGAAGGAGGAGCGCCGACTCCAAAAGAATCCGGAGGTGAAAATAATGGGGGAGCGATAAATAACGTTTTCGTCTATCCGGGAGGAACTTGTGTCACCGGAGAGCCTTCTGTCGCAAAGCCGAAGGAGCCTGATCCCAAAGAGGGGAAGGAGCCTAATCCTAAAAAGGAATGACCTGACTCCTTCAAAGGCCTGAGAAAATAGGGAAAGTGATGCCAATTAGTAGTTATTTGGACTGAACCTTAAAAAGAGATTGATATGCCTGAAAATAAAGTAGATATACAAGCGTTAGTAGCGAAATTGTTAGAACACGAAGTTTCGCCTGAAGTATTGGAAATAAGAAAGATGATACTTCGCAGAATTGCTACAGAAAGCGATATAAGGCCTTCTCGCATTCCTGCACCCATGAATATTACTCAAGTCGGCGGGTACGTTAATCTGCTCATGCAGCTTAACGAGCAAGAAATGCTTCGACAGACTCTATCTGCCATACTCGGACTGCCTATGCAGACGCCGAAAGGGTAAAAACTCGCAGACACAGAGGGTGGACCATTCATGGTTGGTGCTTTGAGAAAACCTTGTGTTTGATCACGGTATGGATCATGATCCGGATTGTCCGACGTGTAAGTGGTCTTTGAATTGTATGCAATGTGAACAGTAATGTGGCGCACTTTTGCTTGGTAGGTATACCGGTGCAGTTTCTGCGATTGGTGCCTGTCAAATTCAATCCTTGAGCAAAAGAGAGGGGATCGATGTCGAACCGAAATGGCCGAAAGTGAGTCCTATCAAAAGCTTTTGAACCCGAACTCGGGAGTAGTTGTATCAGAGAGCAACCATTTGCTCGCAGTCAACAAATCTCGGCGGAAGAGGAGAATGTTTTATAGGATTTTACGAGTAGTCCGGAGTAGGGATGTGACGGAGAGAACCGTTAGATCAAAGGCGAGCGTTTCGGATTGAGCAGATTACAGCA
This genomic stretch from Porphyromonas gingivalis ATCC 33277 harbors:
- a CDS encoding DUF4332 domain-containing protein, whose product is MPDQENKEKALSALVDKLLRIVKDKESKSTAEKNEWRARPLAYETLKNLVAPNLKENERLMKGDLLLAKECLEMSLPGSNHLGVLKSLMTLQSVVKLLKLSVRREFRPNDSLIPIKGISRVMQARLRERLNVYDVSTLLERGCTYERRVSMAKELGADIKLVTSWVRQADLWRVDDIGSDLAYLLVQAGVRNVGDLAKVDPEKAYPILYNINSTQAGFTFRGKEELERVIRDAALLVRFSPSTTSSYRKWVREYEGNIRKIAPSVINDPKPADALLARLREDLRRIGLPRIVGDDPTAKGDGFPLIPAQVEADGLPPVYLFKDGVSLDDDEAMIELQSIYDILNEALGFLDNIEYTLPLPRTASGTVFIKNANDLDENKRALPGVMVEIDGIVSPDQDKTEVNKKPRCYTDGSGKFIISMPDRYSLKEAITIIVSDGAKKQKFLMTASDFINSVPEQRELDEFLALDALGDRADSLSERINYLEKKWARLDKKKKEEGTTERVKLLYEEAQNKISETLKGKGDNRGLNGELEDLKAEYKKKREQLLKHAPSSDLKSAFGRFMASASMLNAKLAPSVIGDEIKKEGEDVKSGEVKVKSEGFVVIQEIFERRRMDIPRALPSVKLMGEGSDIIKLPTDTAPSRVFTYKMLQRLKEPDIFPVPSGAGRNGRIPVNRPLDVEAFKEQMYKNPHDYPQMSTLGIGYTLNMHQAWVPDGFALGTLLYSLVLAPGEEQRLIVRENKQRYSLADISQGTDATRSRYAMSQVDDSHAIFQYAVDQMSKAESSSGYSTSTGNFGGGLGIAGGFLPYVSATLGLSGGSSRARGRSFSSSSQSNSYREASMAANSFQHSIKSASEKLSQSRRVSISTATSDVSDSVATKIIANHNHSHAMTVQYWEVMRRYRLETCIDSVDLVLFVPLRPIRFLPEGQELIYPVNNISSFGREEFKRRYATVLKHADSLRYYLPYKYRAGLDLIQKYAALPQWTMEKLGSAPSVFELNISGRFLSCDDLRAYLVLKNGKGTVAGTVSYRRIALKDHYQTSRELKRVIRDIRNSNTFEYGESVAKISFFLPIGVVNEDISHVTIRYSCEPLEYTLYKDPDAKTMKGESAHSEFSKMMDKYWDLMKDNDNSSGDLRKIEYYKKVLPEAYISPNVEISPGEMRSLGVPEIRLSSASVGYQLVLSSTYLDGDVYVGVSTSAHTMLYTEFRQIEALLQHLASETLRYSQIVWRGLSDDERAMMLEQYTVKMDFEEAIQNASLPEDEEEMIKGLDRKNINVPLLNCVNVKKLLGFYGNCMLLPFTFPQSLSKMLGCTAADLQDAICRYHSNSFRAPTTTISLPTDGMVGEAVLGETNVSEKIDLTRFWNWQDSPIDKMNIDEKSLNSTDYLVGKTTKDITPLNLQGPTPATPVSTVDLLTALVNKQAPTFDNMTGLDQLKEILNEATKSAATGRDKAIEASENMAKAAMDFFSIGKKAEGGKEGGAPTPKESGGENNGGAINNVFVYPGGTCVTGEPSVAKPKEPDPKEGKEPNPKKE